From the genome of Cytophagales bacterium WSM2-2:
TTTTTGGTCGTCACCAATGCTGCCTCCGCCTGAGTGGTGTGGTAGAGTGTGTCATACAGGTATTTATTAATCAGGAATGCCTGCTGGTTCGGATCTGTTTCAAAAGGCGGACTGAATAACGTCCGCAGTGGTTTGTTGAAAGGTTCGAGGTACGGAATGATAATCAAACCGGTGGCTGAGTTAATCGTAATCCCTTCCACGTAGTCAAAGTTCCCGTCGGGTTGCGGGTCGTTGTATGGATTTAGTCGGTCGAGGCCAATCACTTTGATCAGCTGCTGTGCACGAACCGGCGGATCTCCATCTTGTAACTGCGGGTTGTCAATACCTGTACGGTCATCACGATAGATTACTTTCAACTGGAATCCGTCACGTGAAAGTTGTGACACATTCAAATTGTAAATATTCTTCATCATCAAATTCCAGGTGGGCAAAATTGCACCAGTGCCATCTTTATTTTTGATTGACTTGGGCCGCAACATTTTCAGGAAGACAACATCGGTCGCTCCCTTGGAAGAATAGTCTTCAGTGAGTTCACCCACCTTGTACACCTGTCCATTGTAAGTGTATTCAAATGCTACAGCAATGGCTTCGTCATTTTGAAGTTTGCGCTGCAGGGTGATATAGCCGAGTTGCGCATTGAGTGTGTATTCTGTGGATGCAAGTTTGCGTGCACTATTTACCTTTTCGTAATCCGTTCCCGGAGCCAGTACTCCGAAATCAGGTCCTTTCAAATAACCCTCGATGTCGCCCGTAGCGATACTCGGCAGTTTCTTCAATCTTGCAAAAAGGTCGTTAGCTCCATTGAGTGCCGGTTTGGAAGGAAAGGAGTTGAGGTCACGGAATACATCTTTACGATAAATTTTGTCAGACTCTGCCATGTCCATGAAGGCGACCACGTCACGAAGTGTCTGCGTGTCGTTCTGACGGTTGATGGAATAGACCTCGATACGTGTGATGTTGATACCGGACGTGACCTGGCCCGGAATAGCTCCAAGCCATTTTTCAAAATTGTCGCGGAAGAACTGTGCCAGGAAAAAGTGGCGATTGTCATCGTAGTTGGATGCAACAATTTCAAAAGGCCGTCCTTGCGAAATACCATTGCCGCTACCTGACACGTGAATAGTCGACTGCTTACCTCGTTGCGTGCTGGCAATGACCGTGGCCATCAGTTTTCCAAATTGCAATTGCGCCTTCACACCAAACAGGTTCTGCGAGCCTTTGATCAAACTGTTGTTCAATGGCAGACTCACATTACCGATCTCTAGTTTTTTCAACAAGTCTTCTTTCAAGCCGGTGTATTCCACCTTCATGCTGTTCTGAAAGTCAAAAGAGTTGTTGGTATCAAAGTTGGAAGTGATCTTCACTTTCTCTCCGATCTTTCCAGACATACTCAACTGAATCTGCTGACCAAAATCCAATCCTCCGTTTCGTTGTTGGCGAATAGGTATAGCAGGGTTCTGAATTTTTTGAAATGATCCTCCCAAGTCCAGTGTCACAGTACCTTTGGGATTCAGTTCCACATAGCTTCCTCCGAAGAGGCGGTCGAACAGCGGACTCAAATATAATTTTGGCAGCAGGTTACGGCTACTCACCGCACTCTCGCCATCCAATGCAAGGCTCTTTCCCTGGTAATAATTTTTCCTGAAACTCCTATCCTGCTGACCGCTGAAATCCTGGAACGACATGGACGAGTTCGGCCTGAAATTCAGCTTGCCAACTTTTTCAGAGATGTTATAGTGCATCCCCGTATCCAGGGAAATTTGAGTGTTGAGGTTCTTAGGATCCTTAAGAAAAAATGGTGAGGAACTTATGTAGTTAGAAAACGGGTCGCCATGACGATCACGTAGCCGGAAATTGGGCAGATAGGGGTTAAGTACCCGGTATTTGGTAGTATCGGACTTTTTAGTCTTGAGCGAGTCTTGGGCAAAGACAATATCCACCGGCAGGAACATTGCAAAGCAAATGCCCAGTCCAATATTGGTCCGTACCTTCCGTGTCAATTCTCTCAATCGTATTTAGGCTGTTTTTAACGCTTGTTTCACCAGCTCCTCCAAACTTACATTCCCTCCTGCTTTTTTCAGGATGGTATCGATGCTCTTCTCGGCCGCAGCCTTGCCAATGCCCAGCGTTACTAATGCTGCTAACGCTTCCTTCCGCATCGTATTGCGTATCAATCCCGGAATTCCCGGGGCTTCTTCCATCGCCTCTTTCTTCAGCTTGTCTTTCAGTTCTAAAATCAGGCGCTGGGCTGTTTTTCCGCCAATTCCTTTTACTGATTGCAGTGCAGCGGTATCCTCATTCACAATGGCCGACTTCAACTCATCCGGAGAAAGGTAGCTAAGCACAACCAGTGCTGTATTGGGCCCCACACCATTCACCGAAATCAATGATTGGAACATCTGTTTTTCTGAGTCAGAAGCAAAGCCATATAAAATCTGAGCATCTTCCCGCACATGCAGGTAAGTAGACAGCTTTATATCTTCACGATCTTTTATTTCCGAAAAAGTGTGAAGTGAAATTCCCACCTGGTACCCTACTCCGTTGACCTCTACAATCACATGCGTAGGCTCTTTGTGAACTAGTTTTCCTTTTAGATATGCAATCATTTAACAGGAATCAGAAAATCTTGAAAATTAGCGAAATGAGTGTGGATTTACACCTTCATTTTAATGTTTTTAAGCAATTGGAGTGCTTCTTTCAAGCGACCAGAACCGGACGCTGCATTGATGTGCCCCGCATCGTCAATGTTGATAAAGTTACTCCCCCGGACTTGGGCAAAATTCCGTCTGTCATTGATTTTTTAAACGTCTTCGCCAAAAATCTGGCAGGGATTTTACCAGGGAATTGATAAAAACAGGGGTCAACGTTTCTTCCAGTAAAGCCATGTGGCGGCAAGCAGAAATAATTCACCTGCTGCGAACATCAACCAGTTGTAATGCGAGGGCACGTAAGTAGAAAGTATAGTCATGGCATCGGTGGGGTTGTCAGCCACGCGACCGCTATAGGCTATGTAATCCCACATCCATGAAATGATGACGATCAAACTTCCGATAATCAATAAAACCCACTCAGATGTTGCCATTTTTTTATCGCGGATCAAAAGAGCAATTGCCAACGCAATCATTGTGAAGCATATAATCACAGGCGACAGCACCGGTCCAACCCAGGGGGCAGGGATCAGGAACAAAATATCCCAGGTGAACATCGACTCGGGCCAATTGAGAATGACTTTCAAAAAAACATAGTAGAATAAATCCCAGACCGCGAAAGCAATCAGGAAGCAGGCGAATTTTTGCCGTGCATTATTTCCGGTCAAAACTCCGACTCCGAATAACATGATCACGGTGGCTGCCTCCCGGAAAATTTCAACAGCACCAATACGGCCGTTAAGAACTACCAGTGGAAAATTAAATCCGTTTGGATAGTACAGCTCACGCAGGTAGACTACAACTGCTGTTTCCAGAAAGCCCATGGCGATGCTGAAAGCTACCAGCCAAATGATTTTACCTGTTGATAATGCGTTACTCATCAATTAGCAATTTGAATTTTCTGAAAACATTCTGAGCCAGAACCATAGCTTTTACGAAAGAACTGAAGCTCATGTTTAAATATACTTTAAGTTATCCCGATTTTTTTCCTGCAAACGGAAATTGACGGTTGTCGTAACAGCCGACTATTCTTTATTTTGTGGAGAATGGAGAATAAGCCTTCCCTTAAAGAACTTGGATTTGATCTGCTGAACCTGACCCGGTTTCAGTTGATCGTTACAATCACTTTGCCCTTCGTGTTTATTGCCTTCTATTTTCTTTTTGCGATCAACGGATATTGGGTTCCAGCGGTGATCTCCACGATGGCATTGACTTTCATCAGCTACGGGTCTACATCGCACGACCTTGTCCATGAAAATCTGAAACTCAATAAGAAATTGAATTCGATTCTGCTTTCCGTCCTCGAACTACTATGTTTCAGAAGTGGTCATGCCTATCAACTTAGCCACCTGTATCATCACAAAAGATATCCTCATGAAGATGACGTGGAAGGTGCAGCAGCCCGTATGAGTTTGATAAGAAGTCTCCTTGAGGGAGTCATCTTTCAATTCAAGATTTATTTTTGGGCTGTTTCAATGAGTAAAAATAGAAGCCAGCGTTTTGTTATTATCCTGGAAGGCGTAATGATTTTTATTCTGGCAACTGTTTGCATTGCATCATTTAAATATTCGTATGCCGGCATAGTCTATTTGTGCCTGATGACTGCCGGGAGCTGGATTATTCCTTTGGCAACATCGTATGCTGTGCACACACCCGACGAATCTGATGAACTCCATCAGACACGGTTGTTCCGCGGAAAATTCTTCTCTACTATTTCATTCCATCATCTCTACCACCTGGAGCACCATCTTTATCCAATGGTACCGCACATGAACTGGCCTTTGCTTGCGAAGCGTCTTGACGATTACTTTTCAAGTCAGCAAATAACACCAATGATTTTCCCAACGAACAACAGCCATGGATAACCGGACGTTATGGAAAGGCTTTTCAGGTGACGGCCGACCACTGCTTCTGTTCACTGGAATTATTCTCGTTCTGGCGGGTCTGTTTGTCATTGTCCAGTCAATCACAGGCCACTTTCTCCCACAGGATGTTGCTTACCTGGGCCTCGATGCACAGCAGCTTTCCGCATTCAACAACGGAACGATTACCAACTTCATGTTTCATGACCGTGTTTCATTTGGTGGCTCCATTATAGCAGTAGGGTTACTATACGCCTGGGCTTGCCGAATTCCCGCTGAAGAATAAAGAATCATGGGCGTGGTACTTATTTCTCTGGTCAGGTGTGATTGGTTTTGGCAGTTTCCTTACTTACCTGGGTTACGGCTATATGGATTCGTGGCATGGAGTTGCAACTCTTGCACTGCTTCCATTTTTCATAATCGGCCTTGTGCGGTCATCTTCATTGGTAAAAAAGATTTCAGTAAAAGCGCTCTTTTCGTCTTTTGAAAAAACTGAATTTAAAACCACCTACGGCATCGGTCGCATCTTGTTGCTATTCTCCGCGCTTGGTATTTTTTTAGCCGGCCTTACTATCATGATTGTGGGCATGACAACAATCTTCGTTCCCCAGGACCTCGAATACATGAACATTACAGTCTGTGGTATTGAACAAATAAATAAAAACCTGAAGCCGCTCATAGCACACGACCGTGCTGCTTTTGGGGGAGGGTTGGCAACTATCGGTCTACTTTATTTTTTCATTATCAAAAATGCAGCACCGGTGATCAACCTGTGGCAAATTCTTTTTGTGTCAATGGCCATTGGATTTAGCTCCGCGATTGGTGTTCATTTCATCATTGGATATACGAATGTCTCGCATCTTCTTCCCGCATGCCTTGGAGCTGCCTCTGGTGCCGGTGGCCTCATTCTCACCTATCCGCGAATGCGGAACCATGCAGAGACTTCCATCAAAAGTTAATCTGAGTCAAACAAAACATTTTACTGCGTGCCCCTTTGTTTCAACTCCAGCAGTTTATTCCGCTCGGTCTGCAGTTCGCGGGCCAGCTTGGTTTGCTTTTCAAGCGCCTTGTGCTTGTAGTCTTCAAACTCGCCATTGATTGAGGTTACAATCAGTTTACTTTCATTGACGAATCGTTGCATCTGATTCATCCGGAGAAATAAGAAGGCAATAGCTGTAAAAAGACCAGCAACAACTACGAAAATAATCCCGAGGAATGCACTCTTTGAAAAATTCCAGCCCATAGCCCTGATATGACTACCGGCAAAAACAACATCGGCCATTGAATCTGTTTTTAACTTCAAGGCGTTTTGAGCTTCGTCAGTTCTTTTTTGAAGTGAGTCAATTCTAACACGAGCGATAGCCAGCTGCTTTCCCTTGCTTTCAAGTGAATCGATTGTCATCTTCCAAACCGCATCGAGTACATATTCACGAATGACTTTATAGTCATTATACGTTTCCGCCTGAGTTTTCATGAGGTAATATCGCTCCTGCAATGAATGTGGCTTATTTTCGAGAGCTGTTACAGCCTGTGACAAAGCTTCGTTGATTAAAGCAAACCCGCATAAAATCAGCATTAGTTTTTTCATGTCGCTTGTTTCAGGCATGAACTTACCACGTCAGGGCGAAAGTGCCTGTCTCCCCGGTGTCCTGTAAAGATTAGATTCGGCTAACGGTCACCAGAAACGGTGAACACATCAAGGCAGTCTTTCTGTACGGCCATCCTGCAATACGACCTCGCCGGTTTCGAGCAGCGTTCTCAGTTTAGAGAAATTAGCGGCTACCGCAGGTCTCGTTTTTGACAGAATAATTTTTCTCACGATGGCCATTATTCCATTCCGAATAAATCCCGGGATGTACTTCAACACAGAATAATTTTCCAGGTTCAGTTGCCAGTAATAGCGGAGTTCCGTTTTGTCATCATTTAATTGATGAAGAATAAATCCGTAAGTCATATCCGGACCAGGCGGCGGCAACTGTGCGGCAACGTGATGAGGCGGATGGTACTCAACCACACTGTAGTACAGCAAATCGTGTGGCCGCTTTTGTTTATAAATTGTGCCAATATCCGTCACACCGGGTGTTTCTTTGGTCACACTTTGAATGTAGTAGTTCCAACGTGGCATGTTGGTAAGATCGCTGAGAAAAGCAAATACTTTTTCAGTAGGGCAATTGATACTCTGAGAAAGTTCGAAAGAGATCGGCACTATCCAAAGATAATGAAGAACATGCGATGAAGGTCTGAAATTACCAATTATTGAAACAATGTTCCTTGCAGCATCTATAGGCTAGTCAGGATCTTTGTTTTTATGAAGAAGATCAGGTTCAATGTAAACTTCTTAACAACTATTTGACTTAAAGAACTCATAAACCAACTATTTTTGAACGATGAAAACTTTTGTTGCTTTTGTATTGGTGC
Proteins encoded in this window:
- a CDS encoding hypothetical protein (frameshifted, insertion at around 1120615); its protein translation is MIGFGSFLTYLGYGYMDSWHGVATLALLPFFIIGLVRSSSLVKKISVKALFSSFEKTEFKTTYGIGRILLLFSALGIFLAGLTIMIVGMTTIFVPQDLEYMNITVCGIEQINKNLKPLIAHDRAAFGGGLATIGLLYFFIIKNAAPVINLWQILFVSMAIGFSSAIGVHFIIGYTNVSHLLPACLGAASGAGGLILTYPRMRNHAETSIKS
- the ruvA gene encoding Holliday junction ATP-dependent DNA helicase RuvA, with product MIAYLKGKLVHKEPTHVIVEVNGVGYQVGISLHTFSEIKDREDIKLSTYLHVREDAQILYGFASDSEKQMFQSLISVNGVGPNTALVVLSYLSPDELKSAIVNEDTAALQSVKGIGGKTAQRLILELKDKLKKEAMEEAPGIPGLIRNTMRKEALAALVTLGIGKAAAEKSIDTILKKAGGNVSLEELVKQALKTA